CCTCCAATTGAGTACGCAGCCATAACAGTCGTTCCTCACTCATGCCTATTCCATCGTCCTCCACCATCAAATGGATACCGTGTTCATCACAGCTTGCATTGATCGTAATCGTACCCGGTCCTTCCCGTTTCAGAATACCGTGCAACATCGCGTTCTCAACGAGCGGCTGCAGCAACAGCTTGAGCATGGTCAGATCACGCACCCGATCATCCATATACACATGAAAGATTAATTTATCCGGGTAACGGATGGACTGAATGTTCACATAATTCCGGACATGCTCCATCTCCTGGCGGACTGCGCAATATTCCTGGCCGTTATTCAGGCTGAATCTGAGAAAGTCGCTCAGTGAGCCGACCATATCAGCGATTTTGCTGTCTTTATTCATCAAGGCAAGCCACTGGATGGAAGACAGGGTATTGTACAGGAAATGCGGGTTGATCTGTACCTGAAGTGCCTGCATATCCGCTTCTTTTTTCAGTGATTCACTTAGTTTCACTTCCTCCGTCAGCTTCACAATCCGGGAGCTTAGACGGTTATAGCTGATGACCAGCTGTCCTACCTCATCAATCGTTGTTACGGGAATCGCGGGAAGCGGCTCCTCCGGACTTGAGTTTTTGAGAAATTTGGTCAAAGTGGATAACGGCTTCGTAATTTTCTGTATCAGAAAGACAACGAGAATGATCACGAGAAGAAACGCAACGGTGACCGCAACGGCCATCAAGGTGAGCACATACTGGTTCTGTGAACGGTATTCTGCAGCTGGAATGATGCCGACCAGCTTCCAGTTCACATCCGATACCGATTTGTAGAGTACGGTCTTCTTATCCGTCCCTTCCCCGTAATTTAAAGTCCCACTTGGTCCTTCCATCAGCTTCATGCCCGGATAAAAA
Above is a window of Paenibacillus uliginis N3/975 DNA encoding:
- a CDS encoding cache domain-containing sensor histidine kinase, with protein sequence MKKWLGKSLKHKLSLLIIIATMVPLLFLGLFSYNMAGGITEEKAKISGMNTLRQLEAYLVTMVKDVENMSLFLIGHSGVQSYLKSPERDSNYTQQTSIIFFLTNLAFSKEYIANIIIEPLGAKQPISHKSLIRSEFTDITEEIPDYYKWHPKWWSNVHRQWTSDGVRQVVTLARPIRSTDKYKPIGKVQINVDQAVIAYQVTQAALEKSGFVLLLDEHDRIIAGPPDMESNRPLSDFYPGMKLMEGPSGTLNYGEGTDKKTVLYKSVSDVNWKLVGIIPAAEYRSQNQYVLTLMAVAVTVAFLLVIILVVFLIQKITKPLSTLTKFLKNSSPEEPLPAIPVTTIDEVGQLVISYNRLSSRIVKLTEEVKLSESLKKEADMQALQVQINPHFLYNTLSSIQWLALMNKDSKIADMVGSLSDFLRFSLNNGQEYCAVRQEMEHVRNYVNIQSIRYPDKLIFHVYMDDRVRDLTMLKLLLQPLVENAMLHGILKREGPGTITINASCDEHGIHLMVEDDGIGMSEERLLWLRTQLEEHPVHVHEKERSSQGSYGLRNVNNRLRLHYGREAVLRIESTEGRGTVVMFTIPIGEDRSGIE